In Apodemus sylvaticus chromosome 8, mApoSyl1.1, whole genome shotgun sequence, one genomic interval encodes:
- the Smim2 gene encoding small integral membrane protein 2 translates to MPARLHRRETETRGCATSVLFCFPVSFICDTYIVLAWNSRVKSSPDAHGSFDELHTSIQQNRRLWERGSHQAPEQIILQFVKLGATLDALEAVSV, encoded by the exons ATGCCAGCCAGGCTGCAtcgcagggagacagagacacgtGGCTGTGCCACTAGTGTCCTATTCTGCTTCCCTGTGAGCTTCATTTGTGACACCTACATAGTCCTCGCTTGGAATAGCAGGGTAAAAAGCAGCCCTGACGCGCACGGCTCCTTTGATGAGCTACACACCAGCATACAGCAGAACAGAAGGCTTTGGGAAAGAGGGTCCCATCAGGCGCCAGAACAG ATTATTCTGCAGTTTGTCAAACTTGGTGCCACACTTGATGCCCTGGAGGCAGTTTCAGTGTGA